Proteins from one Arsenophonus apicola genomic window:
- the rlmKL gene encoding bifunctional 23S rRNA (guanine(2069)-N(7))-methyltransferase RlmK/23S rRNA (guanine(2445)-N(2))-methyltransferase RlmL encodes MKALFATTAFGLEELLKSELEVLGAKQCHIAPGGVHFQIDEHGMYLSLLWSRLASRILLPLARCQIVNDLDLYLAAQTIAWPDLFTVNDTFAVYFNGTNQVIRNSQYGALRVKDAIVDSFQRKMNQRPNIAKQQPDIRINVQLNKDNATISLDLSGDPLHLRGYRSLAGQAPIKENLAAAIVLRSGWQPGSPMVDPMCGSGTLLIEAAMMACDRAPGLARQVWGFQHWSGYNATLWAKVIAEAEKRFQTGIQQATALFYGYDIDRHILAVAKKNAKQAGVQSLINFQHADAAKLENPLTFAQTGFIISNPPYGERLQSEPALIALYSLLGRVVKSHFPGWHLSLFSGSPELLACLGLRAEREFKAKNGPLNCLQKNYRLSAKLVGVQAMVGEDFANRLKKNEKKLNKWAKQQGIDCYRIYDADLPEYNVAVDRYGEHIVIQEYAPPKSIDSHKAKQRLYDVISATMKVLALTSTQLVLKTRQRQSGKQQYEKLSQQGKFLLVHEYNAQLWVNLTDYLDTGLFLDHRLVRKMLANMSKGKDFLNLFAYTASASVHAGLGGASSTTSVDMSRTYLEWAEKNLQTNQLAGRQHRLIQADCLGWLAQTTDKFDLIFIDPPTFSNSKRMNTTFDVQRDHINLMMQIKRLLRPGGTVVFSNNKRGFKMDMSGITQLGLTAKEITQQTVSLDFIRNRQIHNCWLIGHADEEK; translated from the coding sequence ATGAAAGCTCTGTTTGCTACTACGGCATTTGGACTGGAAGAATTACTTAAAAGTGAATTAGAAGTATTAGGCGCAAAGCAGTGTCATATTGCACCCGGTGGCGTGCATTTTCAAATTGACGAACATGGTATGTATTTGAGTCTATTATGGAGTCGTTTAGCCTCAAGAATTTTATTACCCTTAGCTCGTTGCCAGATTGTTAATGATCTTGATCTCTATCTTGCCGCACAAACAATTGCTTGGCCAGATTTGTTTACCGTTAATGATACTTTTGCTGTTTATTTTAATGGAACCAACCAAGTTATCCGCAATAGCCAGTATGGGGCGCTACGAGTGAAGGATGCTATTGTCGATAGCTTCCAGCGTAAAATGAATCAACGGCCTAATATTGCTAAACAACAACCCGATATACGCATTAACGTCCAATTAAATAAAGATAATGCCACAATATCGTTAGATCTAAGTGGTGATCCGCTCCATCTCCGTGGATATCGTAGTTTGGCAGGGCAAGCGCCTATCAAAGAGAATTTAGCCGCAGCGATTGTCTTACGCTCAGGTTGGCAGCCTGGATCGCCAATGGTCGATCCTATGTGTGGTTCGGGTACACTTTTAATTGAAGCTGCAATGATGGCTTGTGATCGTGCACCTGGTTTAGCACGTCAAGTTTGGGGATTTCAGCATTGGTCAGGTTATAATGCTACGCTTTGGGCTAAGGTAATTGCTGAAGCGGAAAAACGTTTTCAAACGGGTATCCAGCAAGCTACTGCACTTTTTTATGGCTATGATATTGATCGCCACATTTTAGCCGTCGCCAAAAAGAATGCCAAACAAGCGGGTGTTCAATCCTTAATAAATTTCCAACATGCTGATGCGGCGAAGTTGGAAAATCCATTAACATTTGCCCAAACGGGTTTTATCATCAGCAATCCACCCTATGGCGAGCGTTTGCAAAGTGAACCGGCATTAATCGCACTCTATAGTCTATTGGGCAGGGTAGTAAAAAGTCATTTTCCTGGTTGGCATTTGTCATTATTTAGTGGTTCGCCTGAACTATTAGCTTGCTTAGGACTGCGGGCAGAACGTGAATTTAAAGCTAAAAATGGACCATTAAATTGCCTGCAAAAAAATTATCGTTTATCCGCTAAATTAGTTGGCGTTCAGGCCATGGTTGGCGAAGATTTTGCTAATAGATTGAAAAAAAATGAAAAAAAACTTAATAAATGGGCGAAGCAACAAGGAATTGATTGTTATCGAATTTATGATGCTGATTTACCTGAATACAATGTTGCCGTTGATCGTTATGGCGAACATATTGTTATTCAAGAGTATGCTCCACCAAAGAGTATAGATAGCCATAAAGCGAAACAACGCCTGTATGATGTGATTAGTGCAACTATGAAGGTATTAGCGTTAACTTCCACCCAATTGGTGTTAAAAACACGTCAGCGTCAATCAGGCAAGCAACAATATGAGAAATTATCCCAACAGGGTAAGTTTTTATTAGTCCATGAATATAATGCTCAATTATGGGTAAATTTGACCGATTATCTGGATACAGGATTGTTTTTAGATCATCGCTTGGTGCGTAAAATGTTAGCCAACATGAGTAAAGGAAAAGATTTCTTGAATCTGTTTGCGTACACGGCGTCAGCGTCGGTACACGCGGGTCTTGGTGGAGCAAGTTCAACCACCAGCGTTGATATGTCGCGTACCTATTTAGAATGGGCAGAAAAAAATTTACAAACTAATCAATTAGCCGGACGGCAACATCGGCTTATTCAGGCCGATTGTTTAGGTTGGTTAGCACAGACGACAGATAAATTTGATTTGATTTTCATTGATCCACCCACTTTCTCCAATTCAAAACGCATGAATACTACCTTTGATGTGCAACGCGATCATATCAACTTAATGATGCAGATTAAGCGCTTGTTGCGTCCTGGTGGTACAGTTGTATTTTCTAATAATAAGCGTGGTTTTAAAATGGATATGTCAGGCATTACTCAATTAGGATTAACTGCCAAGGAAATCACTCAGCAAACTGTTTCACTTGATTTTATACGTAATCGCCAGATCCATAACTGCTGGTTGATTGGTCATGCAGATGAGGAAAAGTAA
- a CDS encoding YcbX family protein, translating to MIRLSRLYIHPVKSMKGIRMPQAYAENSGLVFDRNFMVTNDQGGFITARQYPQMLLFKPIILDNGIQIQAPDNQTATILYKDFINDPLPTEVWGNHFTSLAAPAKINQWLSQYFSFTVQLRWLGDIPSRRIKRFPTIPLSFADGYPYLLINQASFKAVQQLCPAKINIEQFRGNLIIIGAEAFAEDSWQTIQIGEVIFELVKPCSRCILTTVNIDNGAQHPTGEPLTTLQNFRTDENGEIDFGQNAIAQNSGLLRLGDVVKILTKKQPKQYKSVRSTKSQIINPEKETTVLINVNGTEYLANNQRVILEQLEKHGLKIPYSCRAGICGCCKMKLIAGEVIPLTKTAIKDDGVILSCSCIPKTNIKLLLLN from the coding sequence ATGATCCGGTTGTCTCGTCTTTATATCCATCCCGTTAAATCAATGAAAGGCATTCGTATGCCACAGGCCTATGCAGAAAATAGTGGCCTGGTTTTCGATCGCAATTTCATGGTTACCAATGATCAAGGTGGGTTTATTACTGCGCGGCAATATCCACAAATGCTGTTATTTAAGCCAATAATACTTGATAATGGTATCCAAATACAGGCACCTGATAATCAAACAGCAACTATTTTATATAAAGACTTTATTAATGATCCCTTGCCAACAGAAGTATGGGGAAATCATTTTACCTCCTTAGCCGCACCAGCAAAGATAAATCAATGGCTGTCGCAGTATTTTAGTTTTACCGTTCAATTAAGATGGTTAGGTGATATACCCAGCCGCCGAATAAAAAGATTTCCAACCATCCCGCTCTCATTTGCAGATGGCTATCCTTATCTTCTTATTAATCAAGCCTCATTTAAAGCAGTTCAACAATTATGCCCTGCTAAAATCAACATAGAACAATTTAGAGGCAATTTGATCATAATAGGTGCAGAAGCTTTTGCTGAAGATAGCTGGCAAACAATACAAATCGGTGAGGTTATTTTTGAACTGGTCAAACCTTGTAGCCGCTGCATTTTGACGACAGTAAACATTGATAATGGCGCGCAACATCCAACTGGAGAGCCGTTAACCACACTGCAAAATTTCCGCACTGACGAGAACGGAGAAATTGATTTTGGCCAAAATGCTATTGCCCAAAATAGCGGTCTGCTCCGCCTTGGTGATGTGGTAAAAATCTTAACTAAAAAACAGCCGAAGCAATATAAAAGCGTAAGATCAACCAAGTCGCAGATAATCAATCCAGAAAAGGAAACAACAGTATTAATCAATGTTAATGGCACAGAGTATTTAGCTAATAATCAAAGGGTTATTTTGGAGCAATTGGAAAAGCATGGCTTAAAAATTCCTTATTCATGCCGAGCAGGCATTTGTGGTTGTTGTAAAATGAAACTAATAGCAGGTGAAGTGATCCCATTAACAAAAACAGCAATCAAAGATGATGGAGTTATCTTAAGTTGCAGTTGCATTCCTAAAACAAATATTAAATTATTATTATTAAACTAA
- a CDS encoding cell division protein ZapC, with protein MKIKPNNQWRWYYDDEHERMMLDLANGMLFRSCFPAKMLVASAYGEMTFNIDDAGLYHCIEEQVQKLSLSNEHSAELILNALVAFRFLKPQMPRSWYFLPVNCHDDLVLGDVVQVHIEDSGQQALFLVAEAGKYASLCLLIEPRLVLKDRLMRFCDPIKIMNNRLMIYQPPASSLIYERAVS; from the coding sequence ATGAAAATAAAACCCAATAATCAGTGGCGCTGGTATTACGATGATGAACATGAAAGGATGATGTTAGATTTAGCTAATGGAATGTTATTTCGTTCATGTTTTCCAGCAAAAATGTTGGTTGCATCTGCTTATGGAGAAATGACTTTCAATATTGATGATGCGGGGTTATACCATTGTATTGAAGAACAGGTGCAAAAGTTATCACTTTCTAATGAGCATAGTGCGGAATTAATTTTAAATGCATTAGTTGCTTTTCGTTTTTTAAAGCCGCAGATGCCTAGAAGCTGGTATTTTTTGCCAGTAAATTGCCATGATGATTTGGTGTTAGGGGATGTTGTTCAGGTTCATATTGAAGATAGTGGACAGCAAGCGTTGTTTTTAGTGGCAGAAGCAGGCAAATATGCCAGCTTATGTTTACTAATCGAACCTAGATTAGTATTGAAAGATCGGTTAATGAGGTTTTGTGACCCAATTAAGATTATGAATAATCGCTTAATGATTTATCAACCACCAGCCAGTAGTTTAATATATGAAAGGGCCGTTTCATAA
- the pyrD gene encoding quinone-dependent dihydroorotate dehydrogenase — MFYPLIRKALFRLNPEQAHEITFRQLKYIMHSPLRFMIRQSVNFKPTTCMGLTFKNPLGLAAGLDKDGECIDAFGAMGFGFVEIGTVTPRPQPGNEKPRLFRLVEAEGLINRMGFNNLGVDNLVENVKKAKYDGIIGINIGKNKDTPIEQGKEDYLICMEKIYPYAGYIAVNISSPNTPDLRLLQYGEALDDLLRSIKNKQHLLAEQQQKYVPVVVKIAPDLTEEEIIQISDSLIRHQIDGVVATNTTLDRNLVKGLRYSEEAGGLSGRPVQLKSTEIVRLLTKELKGQIPIIGAGGIDSLVAAREKLAAGASLLQVYSGFIYHGPKLIKNIVNYI, encoded by the coding sequence ATGTTTTATCCCCTTATCCGCAAGGCGCTATTTCGTTTAAATCCTGAACAAGCCCATGAAATCACCTTCCGACAGCTTAAATACATCATGCATTCACCGCTCCGGTTTATGATCCGGCAGTCGGTCAATTTTAAACCTACGACTTGCATGGGACTAACATTTAAAAATCCATTGGGATTAGCGGCCGGTCTTGATAAAGATGGTGAATGTATTGATGCTTTTGGTGCAATGGGATTTGGTTTCGTAGAAATAGGAACGGTCACACCTCGTCCCCAGCCTGGTAATGAAAAGCCTCGGCTATTTCGCCTGGTTGAAGCTGAGGGACTGATCAATCGCATGGGTTTTAATAATCTAGGTGTTGATAACTTGGTTGAGAATGTTAAAAAAGCCAAATACGACGGCATTATTGGCATTAACATTGGCAAAAATAAAGATACGCCGATTGAACAGGGTAAAGAGGATTATTTAATTTGCATGGAAAAAATTTATCCTTATGCAGGTTATATTGCGGTCAATATTTCTTCACCGAATACGCCCGATTTAAGATTATTACAATATGGTGAAGCATTGGATGATCTATTGCGGTCAATTAAAAATAAACAACACTTGTTAGCCGAACAACAGCAAAAGTATGTTCCTGTGGTAGTAAAAATTGCGCCTGATTTAACAGAAGAAGAGATTATTCAAATTAGCGATAGTTTAATTCGTCACCAGATTGATGGTGTTGTAGCGACCAATACGACTTTAGATCGGAATTTAGTGAAAGGATTAAGATATTCAGAGGAAGCGGGCGGTTTAAGCGGCCGACCTGTGCAATTAAAAAGTACTGAAATTGTTCGTTTATTGACAAAAGAATTAAAAGGGCAGATACCTATTATTGGTGCAGGTGGAATTGATTCTTTGGTTGCGGCCAGAGAAAAATTGGCTGCAGGAGCATCATTATTACAAGTTTATTCTGGGTTTATTTATCACGGACCTAAATTAATTAAAAATATTGTTAATTATATTTAA
- the pncB gene encoding nicotinate phosphoribosyltransferase, producing the protein MNLDAPPIITSLLDTDAYKLHMQQAVFHRYNHVSVVAEFRCRSDERLGNYAQAVRQQIDLMAHVALTPTEYHYLQGLPFFKTDYLDWLKDFRFNPTQVNVYTTPENQLALRISGPWREVILWEVPLLALISELVHRSRSPNVTAEDAIEQLHKLIKHFYQDAKMQNIDLANFKLMDFGTRRRFSRTVQSAIVNELKNHFPYFSGTSNYKLAEQLQLRPVGTQAHEWFQAHQQISTELANSQRVALQSWLNEYPDQLGIALTDCITMDAFLRDFDINFANRYQGLRHDSGDPLEWGEKAIRHYKKLAIDPMSKTLVFSDNLDLQKALILYKHFYKRINLIFGIGTRLTCNIPRVKPLNIVIKLVECNGKPVAKLSDSPGKTICDDDEFVDRLKKAFDIPNITKQVNDKPN; encoded by the coding sequence ATGAATTTAGATGCACCACCTATCATTACATCACTACTAGATACTGATGCTTATAAACTGCATATGCAACAAGCCGTTTTTCATCGTTATAACCATGTGTCAGTAGTGGCAGAATTTCGTTGCCGTAGTGATGAGCGACTTGGTAACTATGCCCAAGCTGTACGCCAACAAATAGATTTAATGGCACACGTTGCATTAACACCAACTGAATACCACTATCTGCAAGGTCTGCCTTTTTTTAAAACAGATTATCTCGATTGGTTGAAGGATTTTCGCTTCAATCCCACGCAGGTTAACGTTTATACCACACCAGAAAATCAATTAGCACTCAGAATTAGTGGCCCATGGCGTGAAGTCATTCTTTGGGAAGTCCCTCTATTAGCCTTAATCAGCGAACTGGTTCATCGCTCCCGCTCGCCCAATGTAACAGCCGAAGATGCCATTGAACAGTTACATAAATTGATTAAGCATTTTTACCAAGACGCAAAAATGCAAAATATCGATTTAGCAAACTTCAAATTAATGGATTTTGGCACTCGTCGGCGTTTTTCTCGTACAGTGCAATCCGCTATTGTTAATGAACTAAAAAACCATTTTCCTTATTTTTCTGGCACTAGTAATTATAAATTAGCCGAACAACTACAACTCAGACCGGTGGGTACCCAAGCTCATGAGTGGTTTCAAGCTCATCAACAAATTAGTACTGAACTGGCTAATAGCCAACGCGTTGCGCTGCAAAGTTGGCTAAATGAATATCCCGATCAACTAGGCATTGCACTAACAGATTGTATTACGATGGATGCTTTCCTACGTGACTTCGATATTAACTTTGCTAATCGTTATCAAGGATTACGGCATGACTCGGGAGATCCGTTAGAATGGGGTGAAAAAGCAATTCGTCATTATAAAAAATTGGCCATCGATCCGATGAGTAAAACCCTGGTTTTTTCAGATAACCTTGACCTACAAAAAGCGTTGATCCTTTATAAACATTTTTATAAACGTATTAATCTTATTTTTGGTATTGGAACCCGGTTAACCTGCAATATTCCTCGGGTAAAACCACTTAATATTGTGATTAAATTAGTGGAATGTAATGGTAAGCCAGTAGCTAAGTTGTCTGATAGCCCAGGAAAAACTATCTGTGATGACGATGAATTTGTCGATCGCTTGAAAAAAGCCTTTGATATTCCCAATATAACTAAGCAGGTTAATGACAAACCTAACTGA
- the asnS gene encoding asparagine--tRNA ligase, with amino-acid sequence MNIAPVVEVLQGRVAVGEEVTVRGWVRTRRDSKAGFSFLAIYDGSCFNPLQAIVNNQLDNYENDVLHLTTGCSVEVTGIVKPSEGQGQKFELSATQVVVVGMVENPDSYPMAAKRHSVEYLREVAHLRPRTNLIGAVARVRNTLAQAIHRFFHDEGYLWVSTPIITASDTEGAGEMFRVSTLDLQIIPRTEKGDINFDKDFFGREAFLTVSGQLNGEAYACALSKIYTFGPTFRAENSNTSRHLAEFWMVEPEVAFADLNDIASLAEKMLKYVFKSVLQERHDDLTFFADRIDKEVISRLEKFIASDFAQIDYTDAIKVLEQSGQTFENPVAWGIDLSSEHERYLAEQHFKAPVVVKNYPKDIKAFYMRLNDDNKTVAAMDVLAPGIGEIIGGSQREERLNKLDARMEEMGLNQQDYSWYRDLRRYGTVPHAGFGLGFERLVAYVTGVQNIRETIPFPRTPRNASF; translated from the coding sequence ATGAACATAGCGCCTGTAGTTGAAGTACTGCAAGGCCGTGTAGCGGTAGGCGAAGAAGTAACCGTTCGTGGCTGGGTACGTACAAGGAGAGATTCAAAAGCCGGTTTCTCATTCCTCGCCATCTATGACGGTTCCTGCTTTAATCCATTACAGGCTATTGTAAATAATCAACTAGATAATTATGAAAACGACGTTTTACACCTGACCACCGGCTGCTCAGTTGAAGTAACCGGCATTGTGAAGCCATCGGAAGGTCAAGGACAAAAATTTGAATTATCTGCCACTCAAGTTGTTGTCGTCGGCATGGTAGAAAATCCTGATAGTTATCCTATGGCTGCCAAGCGTCATAGTGTTGAATATCTACGCGAAGTGGCACACCTGCGTCCGCGCACCAATCTTATCGGCGCTGTTGCCCGTGTTCGTAATACGCTAGCACAAGCTATTCACCGTTTCTTTCATGATGAAGGCTATCTCTGGGTCTCAACACCCATTATCACCGCCTCCGATACCGAGGGAGCCGGTGAGATGTTTCGTGTCTCAACATTAGATTTGCAAATTATTCCTCGCACAGAAAAAGGTGATATTAATTTTGATAAAGACTTTTTTGGCCGAGAAGCATTTCTAACTGTATCCGGTCAGCTAAATGGCGAAGCTTATGCTTGTGCCTTAAGCAAAATTTATACCTTTGGCCCAACGTTTCGGGCAGAAAATTCGAATACCAGCCGCCATTTAGCCGAATTCTGGATGGTTGAACCGGAAGTCGCTTTTGCCGATTTGAACGATATCGCCTCGCTGGCTGAGAAAATGTTAAAATATGTTTTTAAATCGGTTTTGCAAGAACGCCATGATGATTTAACCTTTTTCGCTGACCGGATCGATAAAGAAGTGATCAGCCGGTTGGAAAAATTTATTGCCTCAGATTTTGCCCAAATCGACTATACCGATGCCATCAAAGTGCTGGAGCAATCGGGTCAAACCTTTGAAAACCCAGTGGCTTGGGGTATCGATCTCTCTTCAGAACATGAACGTTATTTAGCTGAGCAACACTTCAAAGCACCCGTAGTGGTTAAAAATTATCCAAAAGATATTAAAGCTTTTTATATGCGTCTGAATGATGATAATAAAACCGTTGCTGCCATGGATGTATTAGCGCCCGGTATTGGCGAAATTATTGGTGGCTCTCAGCGTGAAGAGCGATTGAATAAATTGGATGCTCGCATGGAAGAGATGGGGCTTAACCAACAAGATTATAGTTGGTATCGCGATCTGCGCCGCTATGGTACTGTGCCCCACGCCGGATTTGGGCTCGGATTTGAACGCCTAGTCGCTTATGTCACTGGCGTACAAAATATTCGTGAAACTATTCCCTTCCCGCGTACTCCACGTAATGCGAGCTTTTAA
- a CDS encoding porin: MMKRNILAIVIPALIAGAGTANAAEIYNKDGNKLDLYSKVDVRHFFGKSSGGDEGDDSRVRLGIKGDTQISDQLTGFGRFEWETKTNKSEAENENTNRLAYAGLKIADFGSIDYGRNYGVLYDVNAWTDVLPLYGADSMSQADSYLTGRNRNLLTYRSTDFFGLVDGLNFALQYQGKNTDSNKSGSDKFLKNNGDGFGLAANYDIGWGVALGAGYAKSNRGLTDQQKNDSGAGGNSAEGWNAGIKYDANNLYLAAMYGETRNMTRFGKETTLNTDGTQVANKTENFEIVGQYLFDEIGLKPSIAYVQSKGKDLTDAAYSQKQDLVKYVSLGAFYYFNKNLTAVVDYKINLINGSNGFADKYGIGRDNLVGLGLVYQF; encoded by the coding sequence ATGATGAAGCGCAATATTCTTGCAATAGTTATCCCGGCGTTGATAGCTGGAGCTGGTACAGCAAACGCAGCTGAAATCTATAACAAAGACGGCAACAAACTGGATCTATACAGTAAAGTTGACGTTCGTCACTTCTTTGGCAAAAGCAGTGGTGGCGATGAAGGCGATGATTCGCGTGTTCGTCTTGGTATTAAAGGTGATACTCAAATCTCTGATCAACTGACTGGTTTTGGTCGTTTCGAGTGGGAAACTAAAACCAACAAAAGTGAAGCTGAGAACGAAAACACAAACCGTCTAGCTTATGCCGGTTTGAAAATTGCTGACTTTGGTTCAATAGATTATGGTCGCAACTACGGTGTTCTGTATGATGTCAACGCATGGACTGACGTTCTGCCTCTTTATGGTGCAGACTCTATGTCTCAAGCTGACAGCTACCTGACTGGCCGTAACCGTAACCTGTTAACTTACCGTAGCACTGATTTCTTTGGTCTGGTCGATGGCTTGAACTTCGCCCTACAGTATCAAGGCAAAAATACGGACAGCAATAAATCAGGCAGCGATAAATTCCTGAAAAATAACGGTGATGGCTTCGGTCTGGCCGCCAACTACGATATCGGCTGGGGCGTGGCGCTGGGCGCTGGTTACGCCAAATCTAATCGTGGCCTGACTGATCAGCAAAAAAATGACAGTGGCGCTGGCGGTAATAGTGCTGAAGGCTGGAACGCAGGTATCAAATATGATGCCAACAACCTCTATCTGGCAGCCATGTACGGTGAAACCCGTAATATGACTCGTTTCGGTAAAGAAACAACTCTTAATACAGATGGCACTCAAGTCGCTAACAAAACTGAAAACTTCGAAATCGTTGGTCAGTATCTGTTTGACGAAATTGGTCTGAAACCATCTATCGCCTATGTGCAGTCTAAAGGTAAAGATTTAACTGATGCTGCCTACTCGCAGAAGCAAGACTTAGTGAAATACGTTTCTTTAGGTGCTTTCTACTATTTCAACAAAAACCTGACCGCAGTTGTTGATTACAAAATTAACCTAATCAATGGCAGCAATGGCTTTGCTGATAAATATGGTATTGGCAGAGACAACCTGGTTGGTTTAGGCTTAGTTTACCAGTTCTAA
- a CDS encoding amino acid aminotransferase, protein MLENIIAAPADPILGLAESFNADPRKQKINLGIGVYKDESGKTPILTSVKKAEKYLLEQEVTKNYLAISGIAEFATVTQALLFGNNHPIIAEDRARTSQAPGGTGALRIAAEFIAKQTSAQRVWISQPTWPNHENIFKAAGLTSCYYHYYDANQHNLDFAGMLTSLEDAKPGDVLLLHGCCHNPTGIDPTPEQWEILSTLAAEKNLLPVFDFAYQGFAKGLDEDAQGLRIFTNKNPEIIIASSYSKNFGLYNERVGACTIIANNSEQAERAFSQIKSIIRANYSNPPAHGAAIVTTILSDELLRKEWIEELTTMRQRIQRMRQLFVNTLQEKGAKQDFSFISRQNGMFSFSGLNEEQVTQLREKHAIYAISSGRINVAGLTLENMVPLCKAIIDVL, encoded by the coding sequence ATGTTGGAAAATATTATTGCAGCTCCTGCGGATCCTATTTTAGGCTTGGCAGAGAGTTTTAATGCTGATCCGCGTAAACAAAAAATCAATTTAGGTATTGGTGTTTACAAGGATGAGTCAGGGAAAACCCCCATTCTTACTTCTGTCAAAAAAGCAGAAAAATATCTGTTAGAGCAGGAAGTGACTAAAAATTATCTTGCTATTAGTGGGATAGCGGAATTTGCCACCGTTACGCAAGCATTACTTTTCGGCAACAACCATCCGATTATCGCCGAAGATCGCGCTCGCACGTCACAGGCACCAGGCGGAACCGGTGCATTGCGTATTGCGGCTGAATTTATTGCTAAACAGACCTCTGCCCAACGCGTCTGGATCAGCCAGCCAACCTGGCCAAATCACGAAAATATATTTAAAGCGGCCGGACTGACAAGCTGTTATTACCATTACTATGATGCTAATCAGCATAATCTAGACTTTGCTGGCATGTTAACCAGCTTAGAAGATGCGAAGCCGGGTGATGTCCTATTACTACATGGTTGCTGTCATAACCCTACCGGTATCGATCCAACGCCAGAACAATGGGAAATTCTATCTACCCTGGCAGCAGAGAAAAACTTACTACCGGTTTTTGATTTTGCCTATCAGGGCTTTGCAAAAGGCCTGGATGAAGATGCACAAGGTTTACGTATTTTTACCAACAAAAATCCAGAAATTATCATTGCCAGCTCCTATTCGAAAAATTTTGGTTTATATAATGAGCGGGTTGGTGCCTGTACAATTATTGCCAATAATAGCGAGCAAGCCGAGCGAGCGTTTAGTCAAATAAAATCGATTATTCGCGCAAACTATTCTAATCCCCCTGCCCACGGTGCAGCTATTGTTACCACCATTTTATCTGATGAATTACTAAGGAAAGAGTGGATCGAAGAGTTGACAACCATGCGGCAACGCATCCAACGGATGCGACAATTATTTGTAAATACCTTACAAGAAAAAGGCGCTAAGCAAGATTTTAGTTTTATTAGCAGACAAAACGGCATGTTCTCTTTTAGTGGGCTTAATGAAGAACAGGTAACTCAGCTACGTGAAAAGCATGCAATTTATGCAATTAGTTCAGGTCGAATTAATGTGGCTGGCTTAACGTTAGAGAATATGGTTCCTCTTTGCAAAGCTATCATTGATGTATTATAA
- a CDS encoding MBL fold metallo-hydrolase — protein sequence MKFEIIPVTDFRQNCTLIWDEKSLDAVIVDPGGEVAKLIAEIEKRSLNLHYILLTHGHFDHVGGCAEIAAHFSVPIYGPQKEDEFLIKGLAVQSQMFGVAKCPDFTPDRYLQEGDEIRFANIKLSVLHCPGHTPGHVIFVNHADKLISMGDVLFQGSVGRTDFPQGDHATLIHSIKTKILPLGDDYQFIPGHGSMSNLAAERQFNPFLQE from the coding sequence ATGAAATTTGAAATTATTCCTGTAACCGATTTTAGGCAGAATTGTACGCTAATTTGGGATGAAAAGAGCTTAGATGCCGTAATTGTTGATCCTGGTGGCGAAGTAGCAAAATTAATTGCTGAAATTGAAAAGCGTTCATTAAATTTACACTATATCTTGCTAACTCATGGTCATTTTGACCATGTAGGTGGTTGTGCCGAGATAGCAGCACATTTTTCGGTGCCAATTTATGGCCCGCAAAAAGAAGATGAATTTTTGATCAAAGGATTAGCAGTGCAAAGCCAAATGTTTGGTGTCGCAAAATGTCCAGACTTTACGCCAGATCGCTACTTGCAAGAAGGAGATGAAATTCGTTTTGCTAATATCAAATTGTCTGTCTTACATTGCCCGGGGCATACGCCTGGACATGTTATCTTTGTTAATCATGCCGATAAGCTAATTTCGATGGGAGATGTGCTTTTCCAGGGTAGTGTTGGGCGCACTGATTTTCCGCAAGGTGATCATGCAACATTAATCCATTCAATTAAAACAAAAATTTTGCCCCTCGGTGATGATTATCAATTTATTCCTGGCCATGGATCAATGTCTAATTTGGCTGCTGAGCGGCAATTTAACCCCTTCTTACAAGAGTAG